A single genomic interval of Parvularcula marina harbors:
- the fliP gene encoding flagellar type III secretion system pore protein FliP (The bacterial flagellar biogenesis protein FliP forms a type III secretion system (T3SS)-type pore required for flagellar assembly.) — MIRTVLILTVLLALIPAFAQTVDPLPLGEVLDSPEVVAAAGSLRGQLVPLIAIITILSLAPGIIMMMTCLPLMVIVFGFLRQAIGLQQSPPSMMITSLALFLTFFVMEPVFTTAWETAIQPYQQGAIAEGEAFNLAMIPFRDFMEARTHETTLVTLSDSLPGRWSQDALDGPPLSLLIPSFMLSEIKTAFQIGFAIFLPFLAIDLVVAAILMAMGMMMVPPAVVSLPFKLAFFVMADGWTKLAGALLRGYSG; from the coding sequence ATGATCCGTACCGTACTCATTCTGACGGTACTCCTCGCGCTGATCCCTGCCTTCGCCCAGACGGTGGATCCCCTGCCGCTCGGGGAAGTGCTCGACTCGCCTGAAGTCGTCGCCGCCGCAGGTTCCTTGCGGGGTCAGCTCGTCCCGCTGATCGCGATCATCACCATACTGAGCCTTGCGCCGGGCATCATCATGATGATGACCTGCCTGCCGCTGATGGTCATCGTCTTCGGCTTCCTGCGCCAGGCCATCGGCCTGCAGCAGAGCCCGCCCTCGATGATGATTACGTCGCTCGCGCTCTTTCTCACCTTCTTTGTGATGGAGCCGGTTTTCACGACCGCATGGGAGACTGCGATCCAGCCCTACCAACAAGGCGCGATCGCCGAGGGTGAGGCCTTCAACCTCGCCATGATTCCGTTCCGTGACTTTATGGAAGCGCGGACCCATGAAACGACCCTCGTCACGCTGTCTGATTCCCTGCCAGGCCGTTGGTCACAGGATGCACTCGACGGCCCACCGCTGTCGCTCCTCATCCCGTCTTTCATGCTCTCGGAGATCAAGACGGCCTTTCAGATCGGCTTTGCGATTTTTCTACCTTTTCTCGCCATTGACCTCGTCGTCGCTGCCATCCTGATGGCGATGGGGATGATGATGGTGCCGCCTGCCGTTGTCTCCCTGCCCTTCAAGCTCGCCTTCTTCGTGATGGCGGATGGCTGGACCAAACTGGCGGGAGCCTTACTCAGAGGGTATTCGGGATGA
- a CDS encoding FliM/FliN family flagellar motor switch protein, which produces MSDALTASSNDPLYDIQLPVTVVVGQVTLSLADLSKWEADTIVALGVKTSEPVELQVNGKVVATGELCEGQNGPNSLAVRILDIRKDSAHT; this is translated from the coding sequence ATGAGTGATGCCCTGACCGCGAGTTCGAACGATCCGCTATATGATATCCAGCTGCCGGTGACGGTGGTCGTGGGACAGGTGACCCTGTCGCTTGCCGACCTCTCCAAATGGGAAGCAGACACGATTGTTGCGCTCGGTGTGAAGACATCCGAGCCCGTCGAGCTGCAGGTGAACGGCAAGGTCGTTGCCACCGGTGAGCTCTGCGAAGGCCAGAACGGTCCGAACTCCCTCGCTGTGCGCATTCTCGACATCCGCAAGGATAGTGCGCACACATGA
- a CDS encoding FliG C-terminal domain-containing protein encodes MSQTSKRSGRNSGKALPPPPRRTSSQKAAAILALLDPETLQQLTGRLPEKHRDRLLTAVRSLRMVDVAEQKRIAAEFAKELARGQNAVRGTDEVATELRTALFPEPELLPDLGIEMQTETELDFGDNKVSIWEEVGSMPASVLVKFFTGKSSSVISVAMSCLPDDLVSELMAELDEPAVKAAMVHLANNGAPNPLAIEAVENLLREGLLQGDEPIVESEGNPNADKVANYLNRMVSSRRDAVLDELDKELSAEDAAEIRAKVLSFGALSDRLPRSAIPQVLREIDEKTMLTALHFGSKKDKETVDYLLANISQRMAGQYREKMEELGDIDEEDGEKAQSTFICKILSMADAGSIDLISAMG; translated from the coding sequence ATGAGCCAGACGTCGAAACGCTCAGGACGCAATAGCGGCAAAGCCCTGCCGCCACCGCCCCGGCGGACCTCTTCTCAAAAAGCGGCGGCGATCCTCGCGCTGCTTGATCCGGAGACGTTGCAACAACTCACGGGCCGCCTGCCCGAGAAGCACCGCGACCGCCTGCTGACCGCTGTGCGTTCCTTGCGCATGGTCGATGTCGCTGAGCAGAAACGCATTGCGGCGGAATTCGCCAAAGAGCTTGCTCGCGGCCAGAATGCTGTGCGCGGTACGGATGAAGTTGCAACCGAGCTGCGGACCGCGCTCTTCCCTGAACCTGAGCTCCTGCCAGATCTTGGCATCGAAATGCAGACCGAAACCGAGCTCGATTTCGGCGACAACAAGGTCTCGATCTGGGAAGAAGTCGGCTCCATGCCGGCCTCGGTTCTCGTCAAATTCTTCACAGGCAAATCCAGTTCGGTCATCTCGGTTGCGATGTCCTGTCTGCCAGACGACCTTGTCAGTGAGTTGATGGCAGAGCTCGACGAGCCAGCTGTCAAAGCCGCCATGGTGCATCTTGCGAATAATGGCGCCCCAAATCCGTTGGCCATTGAGGCTGTCGAAAACCTCTTGCGTGAAGGCCTGCTGCAGGGCGATGAGCCGATTGTCGAAAGTGAAGGCAATCCGAACGCGGACAAGGTCGCAAACTACCTCAACCGCATGGTCAGCTCACGCCGTGACGCCGTTCTTGACGAACTCGACAAAGAACTGAGCGCCGAGGATGCAGCCGAAATCCGCGCGAAAGTCCTCAGCTTTGGCGCCCTTTCCGATCGCCTGCCGCGCAGCGCCATCCCGCAGGTCTTGCGGGAAATCGACGAGAAAACCATGCTCACGGCCCTGCATTTCGGCAGCAAGAAAGACAAGGAAACTGTCGATTATCTTCTCGCCAATATCTCCCAGCGGATGGCCGGTCAGTACCGGGAGAAAATGGAAGAGCTTGGCGATATTGATGAGGAAGACGGCGAAAAGGCTCAGTCGACCTTTATCTGCAAAATCCTCAGCATGGCCGATGCCGGCAGTATCGACCTGATCAGCGCAATGGGCTGA
- a CDS encoding flagellar basal body-associated FliL family protein: MADAEKDDDGKAAKAGGLMSILPLAVIAAAGTFGMVWFAATPQPVQVIPCEEEVKPIDPEEMAARAASYVSLEPIVVSLAPDAGADHLRITIALGRPPESPELTDVQFLRLRDRFIERLRLTDIDLITDPMAMPELKASLLDQAHSTLGDDAVYSILVTDFLLK; this comes from the coding sequence ATGGCGGACGCAGAAAAAGACGACGACGGAAAAGCCGCAAAAGCCGGCGGGTTGATGTCAATTTTGCCGCTTGCGGTGATCGCGGCGGCTGGGACATTCGGCATGGTCTGGTTCGCAGCAACCCCTCAGCCTGTGCAGGTCATTCCGTGCGAGGAAGAGGTCAAGCCGATCGATCCTGAGGAAATGGCAGCGCGCGCCGCAAGCTATGTCTCGCTGGAGCCGATCGTCGTGTCGCTCGCACCTGATGCGGGCGCGGATCACCTGCGAATCACCATAGCGCTGGGCCGACCGCCGGAGTCACCGGAGCTGACGGATGTTCAGTTCCTCCGCTTGCGGGACAGATTCATTGAGAGGCTTCGATTGACCGATATCGACCTCATCACAGACCCGATGGCGATGCCGGAACTCAAGGCATCACTTTTAGACCAGGCCCACTCGACGTTGGGAGACGACGCAGTCTACAGCATTCTCGTAACGGATTTTCTGCTCAAATGA
- the fliF gene encoding flagellar basal-body MS-ring/collar protein FliF has product MNDENSTQNWGPLSTWMRLDLRQQISAIVSTGIVIFGCMFLIKMARTEGEALLFSGVDASSAGEIALQLDGMAVPYTVKGSAIYVPQSQRDRLRIEMARMGLPAPNGAGYELLDNLNGFSTTADMFDAAYWRAKEGELTRTIMAMPSVRSARVHLGVTRSSAFRRGRNNKSASVTIEAPMSLSKEQATSIQYLTALAVPDLMPENVAVVDTARGVIAGPGGPSDETTGNMDQNAREDALSNRLTQLLEAHVGAGNAQVSVALELDHSSIAETQRVIDPDSRQIASRDLMEERDVEMTGQGVVTVASNLPEGELNAEDETNPIMRSKRDEKVSYTGTQTERVIQQRPGTINRLSIAVLLNERYTDDGNGNLQLDPRSPEELAALESLVASAAGIDANRGDQLSVQILPFEVPAPVEMGTPPTFVEEFVMPRAIELAQMVFMGLIVLVVGLFILKPILSPKKPKGDDDLDSAPSLESMDAASLLTMLTKENPDNAAAILDDWFEKEADAA; this is encoded by the coding sequence ATGAACGACGAGAATTCCACTCAGAACTGGGGACCGCTGTCGACTTGGATGCGGCTGGATTTGCGTCAGCAGATCAGCGCCATCGTCTCGACAGGGATCGTCATCTTTGGCTGCATGTTCCTCATCAAGATGGCTCGTACCGAAGGCGAGGCCCTCCTTTTCTCAGGCGTCGATGCAAGTTCCGCCGGGGAAATCGCGCTCCAGCTCGACGGCATGGCTGTTCCCTATACGGTCAAGGGCTCGGCGATCTATGTGCCGCAATCCCAGCGCGACCGCTTACGGATCGAGATGGCCCGCATGGGCCTCCCCGCCCCGAATGGCGCCGGCTACGAGCTGCTCGACAATCTCAATGGGTTCTCGACGACCGCCGACATGTTCGATGCTGCCTATTGGCGCGCCAAGGAAGGCGAGCTGACAAGGACGATCATGGCGATGCCGTCCGTGCGCTCCGCCCGCGTCCATTTAGGCGTCACCCGCAGCTCGGCCTTCCGCCGCGGACGGAACAACAAGAGCGCCTCTGTCACGATTGAGGCACCCATGTCGCTGTCGAAGGAACAGGCGACCTCAATTCAATATCTGACCGCCCTCGCCGTGCCCGATCTGATGCCGGAGAATGTCGCGGTCGTGGATACAGCGCGCGGCGTCATTGCCGGCCCTGGCGGGCCGAGCGATGAGACGACCGGCAATATGGATCAGAATGCGCGCGAGGATGCCCTCTCCAACCGGCTGACCCAGCTTCTCGAAGCGCATGTCGGCGCAGGCAATGCGCAAGTCTCCGTCGCGCTTGAGCTTGATCATTCCTCGATCGCCGAAACCCAGCGTGTCATCGATCCCGACAGCCGCCAGATCGCCAGCCGCGACCTGATGGAAGAGCGTGATGTCGAGATGACCGGCCAAGGCGTCGTCACCGTCGCGAGCAATCTGCCCGAAGGTGAGCTGAATGCCGAAGATGAGACAAACCCGATCATGCGTTCGAAACGCGATGAGAAGGTCAGCTACACCGGCACTCAGACCGAGCGCGTGATCCAGCAGCGTCCCGGCACGATCAACCGGCTGAGCATCGCGGTCCTCCTTAATGAGCGCTACACCGATGACGGCAATGGCAACCTCCAGCTTGATCCGCGCAGTCCGGAAGAACTCGCCGCCCTAGAATCACTGGTCGCCAGCGCCGCCGGGATTGATGCGAATCGCGGTGACCAGCTTTCGGTGCAGATCCTGCCCTTCGAAGTGCCCGCCCCCGTTGAGATGGGCACCCCGCCGACCTTCGTTGAAGAATTCGTGATGCCGCGAGCGATCGAGCTTGCCCAGATGGTTTTCATGGGCCTGATCGTCCTCGTCGTCGGACTATTTATCCTCAAACCGATCCTCAGCCCCAAGAAACCGAAGGGTGATGACGATCTGGACTCAGCCCCCTCGTTAGAATCGATGGATGCTGCATCTCTCCTGACCATGTTGACGAAGGAGAACCCTGATAATGCCGCGGCCATTCTTGATGACTGGTTCGAGAAAGAGGCGGACGCGGCCTGA